The following proteins are co-located in the Solea solea chromosome 21, fSolSol10.1, whole genome shotgun sequence genome:
- the LOC131448640 gene encoding glycylpeptide N-tetradecanoyltransferase 1-like produces the protein MCLRFTLYFEDWHLFMMTDSESLDKTLAEGDGARGKKSKRKLKKEDAWRPAPPKDPFAMLDSLPEKNQQEIQKALHLFSMSPTPPKTLHEAKRYTYQFWDTQPVPKLGDNITAHGPIIEAAVSVRQEPYSLPAGFSWDTLDLSTQTVMKELCTLLSENYMQEDDNTMKLLFSPEYLQWLLQPPNWLSQWHCGVRVDANNKLVGFIAAVPADVRVYETQMQMVQVKLLCVHKKLRLKRMTPVLIREVVRRVNQQGLSQAVYMAAVVLPTPLSSCRSWHRPLNPQKLMQVNYPGLRRSMNLQRALKFFHLPEVTKTRGLRPMTGEDVVGTHSLLQKNSSRFDLSTTLSLQEVEHWLLPRENVIDTYVVEGDDGTLTDVVSFYAVSSKVLNHPVHTELRAAHLLHVTSSATHLADLMEDALVLAKSKGFDILSALDVMDNKSFLEKLKFNATDKSLHYYLYNWMCPDTRPDKVGLVLPS, from the exons ATGTGTCTCCGGTTCACACTCTACTTCGAGGACTGGCACTTGTTCATGATGACTGATTCCGAGTCACT TGATAAGACACTGGCAGAGGGAGACGGAGCCCGGGGGAAAAAGAGCAAAAGGAAGCTGAAGAAGGAAGATGCCTGGAGACCAGCGCCACCCAAAGACCCATTTGCTAtg TTGGACTCACTGCCAGAGAAGAATCAACAGGAGATCCAGAAAGCCCTCCATTTATTCAGCATGAGCCCAACTCCACCCAAGACTCTGCATGAGGCCAAGAGATACACCTATCAATTCTGGGACACGCAGCCTGTCCCTAAACTGG GTGACAATATCACAGCACATGGCCCAATAATAGAGGCTGCGGTCAGCGTCCGTCAGGAACCCTACTCTCTACCTGCGGGTTTTTCCTGGGACACGCTGGACCTGAGCACCCAGACTGTG ATGAAAGAGCTGTGCACACTACTGAGTGAAAACTACATGCAGGAAGATGATAACACCATGAAACTGCTCTTTTCTCCTGAGTATCTGCAGTG gCTTTTACAGCCTCCTAACTGGCTGAGCCAGTGGCACTGTGGTGTGCGAGTCGACGCCAATAACAAGTTAGTTGGCTTCATCGCTGCTGTTCCTGCAGATGTCCGTGTTTATGAGAC CCAGATGCAGATGGTGCAGGTCAAACTTCTGTGCGTGCACAAGAAGCTGCGCCTCAAGCGGATGACTCCGGTTCTGATCAGAGAGGTCGTCAGACGGGTCAACCAGCAGGGCCTCAGCCAAGCCGTCTACATGGCCGCTGTCGTGCTGCCCACTCCTCTCAGCTCCTGCAG atccTGGCATCGGCCTCTGAATCCCCAGAAGCTGATGCAGGTGAACTACCCAGGTCTGAGACGGAGCATGAACCTGCAGAGAGCTCTTAAGTTCTTCCACCTGCCTGAG GTGACAAAGACTAGAGGTTTACGCCCAATGACCGGAGAAGATGTTGTGGGAACGCACTCACTGCTCCAGAAGAACAGCAGCAGGTTTGACCTCAGCACCACCCTGTCACTGCAGGAAGTCGAGCACTGGCTGTTGCCGCGGGAGAATGTGATTGACACCTACGTGGTGGAG GGGGATGATGGGACACTGACAGACGTGGTGAGCTTCTACGCCGTTTCCTCCAAGGTGCTGAACCACCCGGTTCACACTGAGCTGAGAGCAGCTCATCTCCTTCACGTGACGTCGTCCGCCACACACCTGGCCGATCTCATGGAGGACGCCTTAGTCCTCGCTAAGTCA AAAGGCTTTGACATCCTCTCTGCCCTCGATGTGATGGATAACAAGAGTTTCTTGGAGAAGCTGAAGTTCAACGCCACTGACAAGAGCCTTCATTACTACCTGTACAACTGGATGTGTCCTGACACGAGACCCGACAAG GTCGGCTTAGTGCTGCCCAGCTGA